TATTGCTGCAGTTGCACCTGTGGCATTAGGCGTGGCAGACCAAGCGCAAATTGATTACGTTTTAATGGCGGGAGCGGTCATGTCTGGTGCACTTTTTGGCGATAACTTATCGATTATTTCAGATACCACGATTGCGGCAACCCGTACTCAAGGTAGTGAAATGAAAGATAAATTCCGTGAAAACATTATCTTTGCAGCGCCAGCAGCTTTTATCACCCTGATTGCCTTTACTTTTGCGGGTCAAGGTCAGGCAGATATTGAAGCGCAAAGCTATAGCTTCATTAATGTAGTGCCTTATCTAACCATTCTTATTCTGGCAGTCTCTGGTTTAAATGTATTTGTGGTCTTGTCTATCGGTATCGTTCTGGCAGGCTTAACAGGCGTGGCAACAGCCGACTACACCATGGTTACCTTTGGTCAGGACATTTACGCTGGTTTCACTAACATGCAAGAAATTTTCATTCTTTCAATGCTTGTCGGCGGCCTTGCTGCGCTAATGCAACAACAAGGCGGGTTAGCTTTTGTTAGCTCTAAGATTGAGGCGCTTATTGCTCGTTTTTCATCGAAAAAAGGTGAAGCGTCAAGCCGTGCTGCAGAGCTAGGTATGGCGGGCATAGTCGCGGCAACAAATACTTGTGTGGCCAACAACACAGTCTCGATTGTGGTTACTGGTGATATTGCTAAAGATTTAGCACAAAAGAATCAGGTTACACCCAAGCGTGCTGCTAGTATCTTGGATATCTTCGCCTGTATTGTACAAGGCCTAATCCCTCATGGCGCACAAGCACTGCTCATTGCCTCAACTTTCTCTATCAGTCCTTTAGCAGCGATTTCAAACGTGTGGTACTGCATGATCCTAGCGGTTGTTGCTGTAGTCATTGTCACCATGCGTAAGCGCACCGCATAGCGCCTACGGAAACAAAGGCTTTTAAGCCAGAAAGACATATTCATAAGCCCCATTTTTGGGGCTTTTTGTTACCTAGCTTAAAACAATATCGTCTGTAGTTTTAACAGCTTAAGTGCAACTACGCAGCAACGACCTGGCTAAACACCACCATAACTCCTCATCGCGAGACAACTTTCTGCTTTGACATTGTCAGTCTTAAGGTTAATATTTTGTAAAACAATAACCAAAAATCGCGAACACTTGGCTAATTCACAGCACAACCTTGACCTACATCTAGTGATATTTTTTATGTCGCTATTCACAGCGGTGATCTGCACTGCTGGAGTGGGCGCTACCCTGTATGTTGAAACTAACGGCCTCACACTCGAAACCATAAACACTCGTCCTGACACCTTTGGTAACTACCTCACCTCATCATTTGCGATCGTATTTAATATGTCTTT
This DNA window, taken from Shewanella maritima, encodes the following:
- a CDS encoding Na+/H+ antiporter NhaC family protein, yielding MTIKTTPSAAPSATPASFIALLPLFLFLGLFIGAGLYFQSQGVDYAFYQLPSVIAILPAIILALILSKQKLNNAIETFIAGIGHSNIIAMCLIYLLAGAFASVAKATGGVDATVAMGLSFIPSELLLPGFFIIAAFIATAMGTSMGTIAAVAPVALGVADQAQIDYVLMAGAVMSGALFGDNLSIISDTTIAATRTQGSEMKDKFRENIIFAAPAAFITLIAFTFAGQGQADIEAQSYSFINVVPYLTILILAVSGLNVFVVLSIGIVLAGLTGVATADYTMVTFGQDIYAGFTNMQEIFILSMLVGGLAALMQQQGGLAFVSSKIEALIARFSSKKGEASSRAAELGMAGIVAATNTCVANNTVSIVVTGDIAKDLAQKNQVTPKRAASILDIFACIVQGLIPHGAQALLIASTFSISPLAAISNVWYCMILAVVAVVIVTMRKRTA